The genomic stretch CCTACGACTGGCGCACGAAGAAGCCAACGATCTTCCGCGCCACCGAGCAGTGGTTCGCCTCGGTGGAGGGCTTCCGCTCCCAGGCCCTCGACGCGATCGCCGCCGTGGACTGGCTGCCCGCCAGCGGCCGCAACCGCATCGAGGCGATGGTGCGCGACCGCGGCGACTGGTGCATCAGCCGCCAACGGACCTGGGGCGTGCCCATCCCCGTTTTTTACCACCGGGAAACCGGCGAGACCCTGCTCAATGCCGACACCCTCGCCCACGTCGAGGCTCTGATCGCCGAGTACGGCTCCGATGTGTGGTGGGAGAGAGGCGAGGCCGAGCTTCTGCCGCCTTCCTTCGCCGCCGAGGCGGACCAGTGGCGCAAGGGCACCGACACGATGGATGTGTGGTTCGATTCCGGCTCCTCCTGGGCCGGAGTGCTGGGCGGACTGAACCGTCGAGGAGATCAGGATCAGGGAGACGGGTCAGGCGGCGTGGCCTCCGGGGACCCCTCAGCAGCCGCTGAGACCACTCCCCTGCGCTATCCGGCCGATCTCTACCTGGAAGGCTCCGACCAGCACCGGGGCTGGTTCCAGAGCAGCCTGCTCACCTCCGTGGCCGTCAATGGCCACGCCCCTTACAGCCGGGTGCTCACCCACGGCTTCACCCTCGATGAGAAGGGCCGCAAGATGAGCAAATCCCTGGGCAACGTGGTCGATCCGGCCGTGCTGGTGGAGGGCGGCAGGAACGAGAAGCAGCAGCCCGCCTACGGCGCCGATGTCCTGCGGCTGTGGGTGAGTTCGGTGGATTACTCCGCCGATGTGCCCCTGGGGCCGGGCATTGTCAGGCAACTGGCCGATGTGACGCGCAAGGTGCGCAACACGGCCCGCTACCTGCTGGGCAACCTGCACGACTTCGACCCAAGGCCGGCGGCGGAAGGGGGTGATGCGGTGGCGATCGCTGATCTGCCGCTGCTGGACCGCTGGATGCTGGAGCGCACCGCCAGCCTGATCGAGGCGGTGAGCGCCGATTTCGAACGTTACGAGTTCTACCGCTTCTTCCAGGCGCTGCAGAACTTCTGCGTGGCGGATCTCTCCAACGTGTATCTCGACATCGCCAAGGACCGGCTCTATGTGAGCGGGGCCGGCGACTTCCGCCGCCGCAGCTGCCAGACCGTGCTGGCTCTGGTGGTGGAGCGTCTGGCCGGCCTGATCGCACCGGTGCTCTGCCACATGGCCGAGGACATCTGGCAGAACCTGCCGTATCCCGTGAAGGAGCGCTCGGTTTTCGAGCGGGGCTGGCCCACCGCACCGGCCACCTGGGGTCAGGCGTCCCTTGTGGAGCCCCTCCGGCCCCTGCTGGACCTGCGCGGGCAGGTGAACCGCCAGCTGGAGAACTGCCGGACCACGGCTGATCTGGGGGCCTCCCTCGAGGCCCGGGTGGAGCTGGACCTGGGAACCAGCGACCGTGCCGCAGCTCTCCGGGCCGCGCTGGAGGTGCTGGAGGCCAGCCCCCATCCCTCCGTTGACAACCTGGCCGACTGGCTGATCGTCTCGCGGCTGGAGCGGCGTGACCCCGGCGACCCGGCTCTGGCCGATCCCCTGGCCGAAGCCTGCGAAGAGGGCATCACCGTGCGCATCGCCCGCGCCGAAGGTCGAAAATGCGAGCGCTGCTGGCACGTGGAGACCGACATCGGCTCCCATGCCTCCCACCCCAGCCTCTGCGGCCGCTGCGTGGCCGTGCTGGAGGGCTGAGGGCAGGCACCACAGGCGCCACGCTCCGGCTCACCAGTGGGCTGGATCGAGGAAGTGCCCGGGATCGACAGGTCCGACCAGGATCCGTTCAGCAGCGGGATCCAGGGGCCCCTGCAGCAGCTCGGCACTCTCGAGGCTGGCGCCCTCGGGCAGGGCGGGCTGGTCGGGATCGAAGTCAGTGGGATGGGTCACGCTGCTGGAAAAGCCTCGAAAGATCAACAGTTCGAACGGCTCGCCGATCCCGTCATCCCCTTCACCCACAGGCGCCGGGAGGGTGCCCCGCAGGCGCAGGACCCGGTCGGGGCGGCCGCGGCTGATCGCTTCGAGCCGGCCGAGGAGGCTGATGGTCATCAGAACCCTCCCGCCACACGCCCCTGCCGGGGCAGACGCACCAGGATCCACTGCAGCAGACCCACCACATACGCCACCAGCGCCAGGTAGCCGAAGAAGGCGGTGAGGGTGGGGGTGAGGTCGGCGCCGAACACGAAGGAGAACACCTGAGCGGCCACACCGTGCAGGCGCCGCGGGGCCTCGAGCCAGGTCTGGCAGAAGGTGCTGCCGGCCGCTCCCAGGCCACAGCCCATGGCGCCCACACCAAGACCAGCCCCCAGCAGTCCAAGGGCCGTGAGCGCCCAGCGCCAGCTGCGCAGCGTGAGCGGCAGGGCCCGCCAGGGGGGCAGATCGGCCAGTTCCTCGTTCAGATCCACCCAGAACCAGAGCGACGCCACCATCAGCAGTTTCGCCACGATCATCAGCGGATAGGCCAGGGGCCGGGCGTCGACGAACAACAGCACGGCGATCGCCAGCAGACTGGCCACCTTCCAGTAGATGCCCATCAGCCGCAGCAACGCCCCCTCGCGCCGCCACGCCGCCCAGACCAGCAGCACCAGAGGCAGACCCAGGGTGAAGACCACCGCCAGACGGAAGTCGAGCCACACCAGGGTGCGGTACAGCGTCTCGGGCACAGCTTGGGTACGGGAAGGCGCCATTATCCGCGCCATGCTTCACCAGTAGGTTCATTCAATGCCTGCGCCTCACCTGTTCTCCTGGCTCCGCCGCGGTGATGAGCAGGCTTCCTGCCGCACGGCGCTCTCACGCCGGCCGTCGCTCGAGGACGCCGTCAGCGAAGTGGTGGACCAGCTCAGCGCCAGGAACTTTGGCGCCGCGGCCCGGGGGGAGGCGGATCTGGCCCTGGTGTTCTGCTCCACCAGCTATGCCAGCGACCTGCCGCGGCTGCTGCCGCTGCTGCGCTCGCGTCTGAGGGCTGGCCACTGGCTTGGCGCCGCCGGCGGTGGCGTGGTGGGCACCGGCGCCAGCGGCACGGCCCATGAAGTGGAGCAGGAACCAGCACTGAGCGTGATGCTGCTGCGTCTGCCTGGGGCGGAGTTGCAGCTGTTCGGGCTCGACACCGACCAGTTGCCCGATCTCGATGGCGACAGCCGCGCCTGGATCGACTGGGTGGGGGCCGATCCGGAGCGGGCCGACTCCATGCTGCTGCTGGTGGACCCCACCTGCCAGGCCATCAACGACCTGATCAGCGGACTGGATTACGCCTTTCCGGGCCTGACCAAGGTGGGGGGCATCGCCGGCCCCCACAGCGCCAGCCATGGATCCCTGCTGCTGGACGACCGGGTGGTGACCGGTGCCGTGGGCTGCCTGATCGGCGGCAGCTGGAGCATCGATCCGGTGGTGGCCCAGGGCTGCCGGCCGATCGGCCCGGTGTTCGAGATCGAGCAGGCGGAGCGCAATGTGGTGCTGCAGCTGAGCCGCGGCGACCAGCAGAACACCCCGGTGAACTGCCTGCAGACGATCCTTCAGACCCTCAACCCCGCCGAGCGGGAACTGGTGCGCCACTCCCTCTTCCTCGGGGTGGCGCGCAACACCTTCAACCTTGCGGGGGGGGGCGAAGACTCCGGGACCACGGCCTTTCTCGTGAGGAATCTGATCGGGGTGGATCCCCGCAACGGAGCCGTGGCGGTGGCCGAGCGCCTGCGGGTGGGCCAGCAGGTGCAGTTCCAGCTCCGTGATGCCGACGCGTCCCGTCAGGAGCTGCGTCAGTTGCTGCACAGCCAGGCCATGGTCTCCGCGCGCCCCCTGGCGGGCCTGCTCTTCGCCTGCCTGGGCCGGGGCAAGGGGCTCTACGGCGAAGCCGATGGCGACGTGAGAATTGCCCAGGAGGAGTTTCCAGGCCTGCCCGTGGCCGGGGCCTTCTGCAACGGAGAGATCGGTCCGGTGGGGGGCAGCACGTATCTGCACGGCTACACGGCCAGCTGGGGCTTTCTGGTGCCCCGACCCGACGCCGCGGCGTCAGCGGAACCGCCGCCGGAGGCTTGAGCGGTGGTACGACAGCACGTCAACCCCCTCTCGCGGGTGCACCAGCAACCCCTTGTGCTGCCACCCCTGATCGAGCTGTTCGAGCGGCCCGAGCACCCCCTCCACCTCGACATCGGTAGTGCCCGGGGACGCTTTCTGCTGGCGATGGCCTCACTCCAGCCTGAGCGGAACTTCCTCGGGGTCGAGATCCGCCGGCCCCTCGTGGAGGCCGCCGAGCGCGACCGCCAGACGCAGGGCGGCGGCAATCTGCGCTTCCTCGCCTGCAACGCCAATGTGAGCCTGCTGAGCTGGCTGCGGGGCCTGCCGGCCGGAAGGCTTCAACTGGTGACGATCCAGTTTCCGGACCCCTGGTTCAAGAGCCGGCACCACAAGAGACGGGTGCTGCAGAGCGAGTTGCTCCAGGCCCTGGCCGCTGCCCTGCCTGAAGGAGGCGAGCTGTTTCTGCAGAGCGATGTGAAGTCGGTGATCGAGCCGATGGTGGCGCTCAGCGAAGCCAGCGGCTGGTTTCTGCGTCCCCAGGAGGACGGGCGCCCCTGGCGGAGTGACAACCCGCTGCCGGTGGCGACTGAGCGGGAGCGGATCGTGCTCGCCCATGGGCTGCCGGTGTACCGGGTGCTCTACCGGCGCAGCGGCCGGGTCTGCGCCCCTCCCCAGCCGCCCCTGGAGCCATGGGCCGGGGCCACCCATAATCCGACGGCCAGCCCCGCCGGCACCTGATGTCCACCCCCACCCTCCACGCCGCCGCCCCACCGGAACATGAGCGGCGGGTGCCCTGGCTGCTGAGCTGGCAGGGCCTGTTCGCCGCGGCGTCAGCGGGGCCCCTGGCCAGGAATCTGCCCCTGCTGGCCGGGCTGGTGCTCTGCGCTCTGATGGCGGGTCTGCCGCTGGTCACCCGGGCCGGGCTGAGCCTGCTGATCCTCGCCAGTGGACTGCTCTGGCTGATCTGGGCCCTGTGCACCCCCGCCGGCCGCATCGGCCCGATCAGCGGCTGGCTGCTGGTGATGCTGGCCGTGGCGGTGCTGGCCACGGGCTTCTCGCCCGTACCCACCGCCGCGGCCAAGGGCCTGCTCAAACTGCTCAGCTACCTGGGCGTCTATGCCCTGATGCGCCAGCTTCTGGCCACTGCTCCACCCTGGTGGGACAGGATCGTGGCGGCCCTGCTGGGCGGGGAACTGATCACGGCGGTGATCGGCATCCGCCAGCTCTATGGCGACAGTTCCGCCCTGGCCCGCTGGTCGGATCCGAACTCGGTGGCGGAAGGCACGGTGCGCATCTACAGCACCCTCGACAACCCCAATCTGCTGGCGGGCTACCTGCTGCCGATCCTGCCCCTGGCGGCGGTGGCCCTGCTGCGCTGGCGGCGCCCGATGGCCCGCCTCTACGCCCTCTCGGCGCTGCTGATCGGTGCGGTGGCCCTGCTGCTCACCTACAGCCGTGGTGGCTGGCTGGGGATGGTGACGGCCCTGGGCAGCCTGGCCCTGCTGCTGGCTCTGCGGGCCAGCCGCCACTGGTCACCGCTGCTACGCCGGCTGTTTCCCCTGATGCTGCTGCTCGGGGGTGGCCTTGTGCTGGTGCTCGCCGTGAGTCAGATCGAGCCCCTGCGCGTGCGGGTGCTGAGCCTGGTGGCAGGCCGGGAGGACAGCTCCAACAACTTCCGCATCAACGTCTGGATGGCGGCGCTGCAGATGATCCAGGACCGGCCCTGGCTCGGCATCGGCCCCGGCAACACGATCTTCAACCTGATCTATCCGCTCTACCAGCAGCCGAAGTTCAACGCCCTCAGCGCCTACTCGATCCCTCTGGAGCTGGCCGTGGAGGGGGGCATCCCCGGCCTGCTGGCGGGTCTGGGCCTCCTGCAGTGCAGCCTGCGCCAGGGCCTGGCCCAGCTGCGGCGTGAGCACCCCCATGCCCTGCCGGCACTGGGGGCCGTGGCGGCAATCCTGGGACTCTGCGTCCAGGGCCTCACCGACACGATCTTCTTCCGCCCGGAGGTCCAGCTCACCGGCTGGTTCTGCCTCGCCAGCCTGGCCAGCCTGCCGGCTGCGGTCTCGGATGGATGAGCCGGTCCTGCTGGCGGGCTTCGATGCCGGCCAGACCCACACCATCTGCCGGCTGGCCCGCCGCCTGGGCGACGGCAGCCTACTGGTGCTGGCCGAAGGGGAGGGGCCCGGAGTGAGTCATCTGGCCGCCGCCGCTGGCGAGGAGCGCTTCAGCGCCGCCCTGGGCATCAGCCTTGAGCGGGCCCGCACCGTTGCGGCCAGCAGGGGCGAGGTCCATGCCCTGGCCACAGCACTCCAGGCGGCCGCCGTTGGCGCCAGCGGCATCGAGCAGGGCAGCGCGGTGCAGCAGCGCGGCACAGGCCTCGCCGCCGCCGCCCTCGGCCTGCCCACGCAGCATGTGCTGGTGAGCGGTGATGAGCGCACCGCCCTGCATGGAGCCTTCGGAGGGGGCCCGGGCATCGTGGTGATCAGCGGCACCGGCTGCATCGCCCTGGGGCGCAACAGCCGGGGGGAGGAGCACCGCTGCGGCGGCTGGGGCTGGCTGCTGGATCGCGCAGGCTCCGCCTGCGACATCGGCCGCGATGCCCTGGCTCTCTCGCTGGAGATGGCCGACGGACGCCGGCCCGACAGCGGCTTTCGCGGCCGCCTCTGGGCCGCCCTGGGGGACGGCCCCGTGACACCTCAGCGGATCAAGGCGATGGTGGTGGATCCAGGCTTCGGAGCCGCCGGCTTCGCTCGCCTGGCCCCGGAGGTCGATGCCCTGGCGGAAGCGGAGGATCCCGACGCCAAC from Synechococcus sp. CBW1107 encodes the following:
- a CDS encoding IctB family putative bicarbonate transporter — encoded protein: MSTPTLHAAAPPEHERRVPWLLSWQGLFAAASAGPLARNLPLLAGLVLCALMAGLPLVTRAGLSLLILASGLLWLIWALCTPAGRIGPISGWLLVMLAVAVLATGFSPVPTAAAKGLLKLLSYLGVYALMRQLLATAPPWWDRIVAALLGGELITAVIGIRQLYGDSSALARWSDPNSVAEGTVRIYSTLDNPNLLAGYLLPILPLAAVALLRWRRPMARLYALSALLIGAVALLLTYSRGGWLGMVTALGSLALLLALRASRHWSPLLRRLFPLMLLLGGGLVLVLAVSQIEPLRVRVLSLVAGREDSSNNFRINVWMAALQMIQDRPWLGIGPGNTIFNLIYPLYQQPKFNALSAYSIPLELAVEGGIPGLLAGLGLLQCSLRQGLAQLRREHPHALPALGAVAAILGLCVQGLTDTIFFRPEVQLTGWFCLASLASLPAAVSDG
- a CDS encoding N-acetylglucosamine kinase → MDEPVLLAGFDAGQTHTICRLARRLGDGSLLVLAEGEGPGVSHLAAAAGEERFSAALGISLERARTVAASRGEVHALATALQAAAVGASGIEQGSAVQQRGTGLAAAALGLPTQHVLVSGDERTALHGAFGGGPGIVVISGTGCIALGRNSRGEEHRCGGWGWLLDRAGSACDIGRDALALSLEMADGRRPDSGFRGRLWAALGDGPVTPQRIKAMVVDPGFGAAGFARLAPEVDALAEAEDPDANAVLEHSARALAQLVAGVARSLGLEDSDVCGLGGALGHLSRFNAAYQRSLKLVVPQARPVPPRGDACQGALQLAAELLGQEAGGAGLSSG
- a CDS encoding DUF3177 family protein; this encodes MPETLYRTLVWLDFRLAVVFTLGLPLVLLVWAAWRREGALLRLMGIYWKVASLLAIAVLLFVDARPLAYPLMIVAKLLMVASLWFWVDLNEELADLPPWRALPLTLRSWRWALTALGLLGAGLGVGAMGCGLGAAGSTFCQTWLEAPRRLHGVAAQVFSFVFGADLTPTLTAFFGYLALVAYVVGLLQWILVRLPRQGRVAGGF
- the ileS gene encoding isoleucine--tRNA ligase; translated protein: MTASPVSYKDTLNLLQTPFSMRANAKTREPELQAFWAELDLYKRLSRGNPGEVFTLHDGPPYANGPLHVGHALNKILKDILNKYALLRGRRARFVPGWDCHGLPIELKVLQSLSSAERSALTPIDLRRRAHAYALEQVEHQKAGFRRWGIWADWEQPYLTLNRDYEAAQIGVFGRMVLAGHIYRGLKPVHWSPSSRTALAEAELEYPDGHTSPSIYVAFPVVALPGGLGARLTALGLTRAEAATTPAAGDLAVAIWTTTPWTLPANLAVSVNASLEYALCRVGDHGTNGYRTSRHLIVAASLVESLRSTLQLELEPLLTLRGSELEGVEYRHPLFDRTSPVVIGGDYITTEAGTGLVHTAPGHGVDDFNTGRKAGLPVLCPVDEGGTLTAEAGPFAGLNVLKDANPAIISALETAGALLRHEPYAHRYPYDWRTKKPTIFRATEQWFASVEGFRSQALDAIAAVDWLPASGRNRIEAMVRDRGDWCISRQRTWGVPIPVFYHRETGETLLNADTLAHVEALIAEYGSDVWWERGEAELLPPSFAAEADQWRKGTDTMDVWFDSGSSWAGVLGGLNRRGDQDQGDGSGGVASGDPSAAAETTPLRYPADLYLEGSDQHRGWFQSSLLTSVAVNGHAPYSRVLTHGFTLDEKGRKMSKSLGNVVDPAVLVEGGRNEKQQPAYGADVLRLWVSSVDYSADVPLGPGIVRQLADVTRKVRNTARYLLGNLHDFDPRPAAEGGDAVAIADLPLLDRWMLERTASLIEAVSADFERYEFYRFFQALQNFCVADLSNVYLDIAKDRLYVSGAGDFRRRSCQTVLALVVERLAGLIAPVLCHMAEDIWQNLPYPVKERSVFERGWPTAPATWGQASLVEPLRPLLDLRGQVNRQLENCRTTADLGASLEARVELDLGTSDRAAALRAALEVLEASPHPSVDNLADWLIVSRLERRDPGDPALADPLAEACEEGITVRIARAEGRKCERCWHVETDIGSHASHPSLCGRCVAVLEG
- the trmB gene encoding tRNA (guanosine(46)-N7)-methyltransferase TrmB, with protein sequence MVRQHVNPLSRVHQQPLVLPPLIELFERPEHPLHLDIGSARGRFLLAMASLQPERNFLGVEIRRPLVEAAERDRQTQGGGNLRFLACNANVSLLSWLRGLPAGRLQLVTIQFPDPWFKSRHHKRRVLQSELLQALAAALPEGGELFLQSDVKSVIEPMVALSEASGWFLRPQEDGRPWRSDNPLPVATERERIVLAHGLPVYRVLYRRSGRVCAPPQPPLEPWAGATHNPTASPAGT
- a CDS encoding FIST N-terminal domain-containing protein, yielding MPAPHLFSWLRRGDEQASCRTALSRRPSLEDAVSEVVDQLSARNFGAAARGEADLALVFCSTSYASDLPRLLPLLRSRLRAGHWLGAAGGGVVGTGASGTAHEVEQEPALSVMLLRLPGAELQLFGLDTDQLPDLDGDSRAWIDWVGADPERADSMLLLVDPTCQAINDLISGLDYAFPGLTKVGGIAGPHSASHGSLLLDDRVVTGAVGCLIGGSWSIDPVVAQGCRPIGPVFEIEQAERNVVLQLSRGDQQNTPVNCLQTILQTLNPAERELVRHSLFLGVARNTFNLAGGGEDSGTTAFLVRNLIGVDPRNGAVAVAERLRVGQQVQFQLRDADASRQELRQLLHSQAMVSARPLAGLLFACLGRGKGLYGEADGDVRIAQEEFPGLPVAGAFCNGEIGPVGGSTYLHGYTASWGFLVPRPDAAASAEPPPEA